From a single Leishmania major strain Friedlin complete genome, chromosome 27 genomic region:
- a CDS encoding conserved hypothetical protein (previous protein_id=AAZ09804.1): MASLSSVPPSSRVIPHERVLQCVYEFLDENGYQQALRALQAESKVPYNVIRVKSDGTGGPAGAAQASLSGKRSSAKGFAAASERNLEEAVMEGSWAEVLHVYVDGLLLPEEIKATLYEVILEEMVELHGLAPAARSLLLNAPVFQLMKVDAPARYIRLEKMVEHGQRTMCEGTLSNAATRHITPEMLHRRTTLLQQLKTAIRFTSEAPIGRLAAALARAAAADFGGVDSREHKADSSSVAPPPNGGPRSSAEATSVAARSRKRDRESVLPGDAAWADTFLQYPLAAPKEIRRRLPYAGERAACCCAPLLSASEELLIVGCASGAVEFVSVKAGESIGNPLRHSDGVLCMTRDTTDRAAPAPDWLAVGYRDGWVKVYNIDSRKLVRRFEKAHAMGITAVFFSGPRNTASLFGHRSFIVTGSFDGGVKVLDIAAGAVVQTVANCHASAFVHALLPLESRGAVVDTLRYCFLSSGNDGTVSIWRLEDRREEGAEVAGRVEVLRVQGAVPLGQVHHELRDAVPSQLYALPYVEDATHGATATSDSTSLPAATTQDALVLTRAGKACIVRVTVTDDGNRYFCAFLQALCIVATAQPLRSAFPHVHTVVSMSVPLLTLYAADCEGTVSLHNIEMKWYNDEQWSEFGGCMRVSSAADQSALVIVEAGKPLKDLQLTCIWSPTQHQPSSVVAYSASLPAIYDMR; encoded by the coding sequence ATGGCGTCTCTTTCTTCCGTGCCGCCCTCGTCTCGGGTCATTCCGCATGAGCGAGTGCTGCAGTGTGTGTACGAGTTCCTGGACGAAAACGGCTATCAGCAAGCCCTGCGTGCTCTGCAAGCGGAGTCGAAGGTACCGTATAACGTCATTCGTGTGAAGTCTGATGGCACCGGCGGGCCAGCTGGTGCGGCCCAGGCATCTCTCTCGGGGAAGCGGAGCAGTGCGAAGGGGTTTGCGGCGGCATCGGAGCGCAACTTGGAAGAGGCAGTGATGGAGGGCAGCTGGGCGGAAGTGCTGCACGTGTACGTGGACGGGCTCCTGCTTCCGGAGGAGATCAAGGCAACACTGTACGAGGTTATTCTTGAAGAGATGGTGGAACTTCACGGTCTCGCACCGGCAGCCCGCTCGCTGCTGTTGAACGCGCCGGTCTTCCAGCTCATGAAGGTGGACGCTCCAGCGCGCTACATCCGCCTCGAAAAGATGGTTGAGCACGGGCAGCGCACCATGTGCGAGGGCACCCTCAGCAACGCAGCCACCCGCCATATCACGCCGGAAATGCTTCACAGAAGAACGACTCTGCTTCAGCAACTGAAGACAGCGATCCGCTTCACGTCGGAGGCCCCGATCGGACGCTTGGCGGCTGCCCTGGcccgtgctgccgctgctgactTCGGCGGGGTGGACAGCCGTGAACACAAGGCCGACTCCTCGTCCGTAGCGCCCCCTCCGAACGGCGGGCCAAGGTCGTCGGCTGAGGCCACGAGCGTGGCAGCAAGATCGCGCAAACGCGATCGGGAGTCGGTGCTGcccggcgacgccgcgtgGGCCGATACCTTTCTTCAGTACCCTCTTGCAGCGCCGAAGGAAATACGGCGGCGGTTGCCGTACGCCGGTGAGCgcgccgcgtgctgctgtgccccACTGTTGAGTGCAagcgaggagctgctcatAGTTGGCTGTGCCAGCGGCGCAGTCGAGTTCGTTAGCGTGAAGGCAGGCGAAAGCATCGGTAACCCGCTGCGGCACTCGGACGGAGTGCTGTGCATGACGCGGGACACCACGGAcagggcggcgccggcgccagaCTGGCTCGCCGTCGGCTATCGCGATGGGTGGGTGAAGGTGTACAACATTGACAGTCGCAAGTTGGTGCGCCGCTTCGAGAAGGCGCATGCGATGGGCATCACGGCGGTCTTCTTTTCTGGCCCGCGAAACACGGCATCCCTGTTCGGCCACCGCTCCTTCATTGTAACAGGCTCCTTCGATGGCGGTGTTAAAGTGCTCGACATCGCGGCTGGGGCCGTGGTGCAGACGGTTGCTAACTGCCATGCCAGCGCGTTTGTGCACGCGTTGCTTCCACTGGAGAGCCGAGGCGCTGTCGTCGACACACTGCGGTACTGCTTCCTTAGCAGCGGCAATGACGGAACTGTGTCTATATGGCGCCTGGAGGACAGGCGGGAGGAAGGGGCGGAGGTCGCCGGTAGGGTGGAAGTACTGCGGGTGCAGGGGGCCGTTCCCCTTGGGCAGGTTCACCACGAActgcgcgacgccgtccCTTCCCAGCTCTATGCACTCCCGTATGTCGAGGATGCGACGCATGGCGCAACTGCAACGAGCGACTCCACTAGTCTCcccgcagcgacgacgcaAGACGCACTTGTGCTCACTCGCGCCGGCAAGGCATGTATCGTCCGCGTCACTGTAACGGACGACGGCAACCGCTACTTCTGCGCCTTTCTTCAGGCGCTGTGCATCGTCGCGAccgcacagccgctgcgctctGCGTTtccgcacgtgcacacggtTGTCTCCATGTCTGTTCCACTGCTCACCCTTTACGCCGCCGACTGCGAAGGCACCGTCAGTCTGCACAACATCGAGATGAAGTGGTACAACGACGAGCAGTGGTCTGAGTTTGGCGGTTGCATGCGAGTAAGCAGCGCGGCTGATCAAAGCGCCCTGGTGATTGTGGAGGCGGGGAAGCCCCTAAAAGACCTGCAGCTGACGTGCATCTGGTCGCCGACACAGCACCAGCCATCAAGTGTAGTAGCCTACAGCGCGTCTCTGCCAGCCATCTACGACATGCGCTAG